A single region of the Triticum dicoccoides isolate Atlit2015 ecotype Zavitan chromosome 2B, WEW_v2.0, whole genome shotgun sequence genome encodes:
- the LOC119363459 gene encoding septum-promoting GTP-binding protein 1-like, with protein sequence MTTTAAMNVAVTQLCARGRRRRPAALRHDHRWARLLRLAVATRAVRLVWDQLLACSSCGGGGGARYRRLGPPHGPDVLTPVPMDDDACAGAAAHADADDDAADVEDVVGLKVSLLGDCQIGKTSFMVKYVGDGEEQNGGLQMTGLNLMDKTLAVRGARLAFNIWDVAGDSQSADHVPIACKDAVAILFMFDLTSRCTLNNVTDWYERARKWNKTAIPILIGTKFDDFAQLPLEMQWTIVDQARAYARAMKATLFFSSATHNINVNKIFKFITAKLFNLPWTVERNLTVGEPIIDF encoded by the exons ATGACGACCACAGCTGCCATGAACGTGGCCGTCACGCAGCTATGTGCCCGGGGTCGCCGGCGCAGGCCGGCCGCGCTGCGCCACGATCACCGGTGGGCGCGCTTGCTCCGCCTCGCCGTCGCCACCAGGGCCGTGCGCCTCGTCTGGGACCAGCTTCTCGCCTGCTCCTCCTGCGGCGGGGGCGGTGGCGCCCGGTACCGCCGGCTCGGCCCGCCGCACGGACCGGACGTGCTGACCCCCGTCCCCATGGATGACGACGCCTGCGCGGGCGCTGCCGCCCACGCCGACGCCGACGACGACGCGGCGGATGTCGAGGACGTGGTCGGCCTCAAGGTCAGCCTGCTCGGGGATTGCCAGATCGGCAAGACCAGCTTCATG GTTAAGTATGTTGGGGATGGGGAGGAGCAGAACGGGGGCTTGCAGATGACAGGCCTGAATCTGATGGACAAGACTCTGGCTGTTCGGGGCGCCAGGCTCGCCTTCAACATCTGGGACGTGGCAG GAGACAGCCAGTCCGCCGACCACGTCCCGATCGCGTGCAAGGACGCCGTGGCGATCCTGTTCATGTTCGATCTCACCAGCCGGTGCACGCTTAATAA TGTTACCGATTGGTACGAGAGGGCCAGGAAATGGAATAAG ACGGCTATTCCAATCCTAATAGGAACGAAGTTTGACGACTTCGCTCAGCTTCCTCTTGAGATGCAATGGACCATTGTCGATCAG GCCAGAGCATACGCAAGAGCGATGAAGGCGACCCTCTTCTTCTCGAGCGCGACGCACAACATCAACGTGAACAAGATCTTCAAGTTCATCACGGCCAAGCTCTTCAACCTCCCTTGGACGGTGGAGCGGAACCTCACCGTCGGCGAGCCCATCATAGACTTCTGA